One window of the Raphanus sativus cultivar WK10039 unplaced genomic scaffold, ASM80110v3 Scaffold0818, whole genome shotgun sequence genome contains the following:
- the LOC108831513 gene encoding uncharacterized protein LOC108831513, whose product MYVTRHLSEYQRNSSQSLPEGPNSGVLVIQDEESKPTCCFGSCYDGELRGLPFPQNAKLTVTYRTGTGKNRRSYHDPVLFIPVPGQPLFLNRYYVIKRRGKHSGGATASAKEEDRVPCCFCFSYIPEAKPQEADPYDIYQQFEIHQRRALSCYNTAISVAPNGIPPEFLKRKYWTVEYSNSQDFGLRDDAKGINAELRSELPNDVNTSVVVGKWYVPFIFVKEGDAKEQMKNSTYYSMTLKQRWEEVYSCSYNEAESEVVVDVEVDTEVVKLDGEVTNLRETRADGVVWFSVLRDERQDKKIGLGSVVVERIKWEEERFGWLNKGDEVRSSIKRTERFEGGSSQWESYKCYVLVESFELKRMDGSLVLTYEFTHVDKLKSKWG is encoded by the exons ATGTATGTTACAAGGCATCTCTCGGAATACCAGAGAAACTCGTCACAATCGTTGCCGGAAGGTCCAAACTCAGGCGTACTTGTGATTCAAGATGAAGAGTCGAAACCGACTTGTTGCTTCGGATCTTGCTACGATGGTGAACTCAGAGGCTTGCCGTTCCCACAGAACGCAAAGCTGACTGTGACTTACAGAACCGGAACTGGTAAAAACAGGCGCAGTTACCATGACCCCGTTCTGTTCATTCCGGTTCCTGGACAGCCTCTGTTTTTGAACCGTTATTATGTCATTAAACGCCGTGGGAAGCACTCAGG AGGAGCTACGGCAAGtgcaaaagaagaagacagagtCCCCTGCTGCTTTTGCTTTAGCTACATTCCTGAAGCTAAGCCACAAGAAGCAGATCCTTATGATATATACCAACAATTCGAGATCCATCAACGCAGAGCATTATCTTGCTATAACACAGCCATTTCTGTTGCTCCTAATGGGATACCACCTGAGTTCCTTAAAAGAAAGTATTGGACCGTTGAGTACTCGAACTCTCAAGATTTTGGTTTGAGAGATGATGCAAAGGGAATCAACGCTGAGCTTCGTTCTGAGCTTCCCAATGATGTGAATACAAGCGTTGTGGTAGGAAAATGGTATGTTCCTTTCATATTCGTGAAAGAAGGAGACGCAAAGGAGCAGATGAAAAACTCAACTTATTACAGCATGACTCTTAAACAAAGATGGGAAGAGGTTTACTCATGTAGTTACAACGAAGCAGAAAGTGAGGTTGTAGTTGATGTCGAAGTAGATACAGAAGTGGTGAAGCTTGATGGAGAAGTAACCAATCTGAGGGAGACAAGAGCTGATGGAGTTGTTTGGTTTAGTGTCTTAAGGGATGAGAGACAAGACAAGAAGATAGGTCTTGGGTCAGTGGTCGTGGAGAGGATTAAGTGGGAAGAGGAGAGGTTCGGGTGGTTAAACAAAGGCGATGAAGTAAGGTCTAGCATTAAGAGAACAGAGAGATTCGAAGGCGGTTCATCACAGTGGGAGAGTTATAAATGCTATGTATTGGTAGAGAGCTTTGAATTAAAGAGAATGGATGGGAGTTTGGTGTTGACATATGAGTTTACACATGTTGATAAGTTGAAGAGTAAGTGGGGTTGA